A window of the Virgibacillus pantothenticus genome harbors these coding sequences:
- a CDS encoding pentapeptide repeat-containing protein, translated as MKIDIPKIPEDLTPRRFTDIFYEEDPEFEMCMVNDSEFADEALDRVRLYKTVIRNCNFTNTDFSRIDLTDVRFENCDLSNANLGNASMNRVEFLNCKLLGSNLTESYIGNTRFRETILNMVTFGNSKLEKVIFDDAALERADLFDCKLKKVEFLSCNLNGASFEETPLKGIDISSSDFDSLTVSMEDLKGCIVSTSQAIQFASLLGLKIRQN; from the coding sequence GTGAAGATTGACATACCCAAAATCCCTGAAGATCTCACGCCAAGAAGATTTACAGATATTTTTTACGAAGAAGATCCGGAATTTGAAATGTGTATGGTTAACGATTCAGAATTTGCCGACGAAGCACTTGATCGAGTGCGATTATATAAAACAGTGATTAGGAATTGTAATTTCACAAATACGGATTTTAGCCGAATTGATCTTACCGATGTGCGCTTTGAGAATTGTGATTTATCCAATGCTAATTTGGGGAATGCCTCCATGAATCGAGTTGAGTTTCTTAATTGTAAGTTACTTGGCAGCAACTTAACAGAGTCTTATATCGGTAATACAAGATTTAGGGAAACCATTCTTAATATGGTTACGTTCGGTAACTCAAAACTGGAAAAGGTGATTTTTGATGATGCTGCGTTAGAACGCGCCGACCTTTTTGACTGTAAGCTTAAAAAAGTAGAATTTCTTTCATGCAATCTTAATGGCGCGAGCTTTGAAGAGACACCTTTAAAAGGAATTGATATAAGCTCATCTGATTTTGATTCTTTAACTGTATCAATGGAGGACTTAAAAGGATGTATAGTATCAACGTCTCAAGCAATACAATTTGCTTCGTTATTAGGTCTAAAAATTCGACAAAATTGA
- a CDS encoding CatA-like O-acetyltransferase, translated as MTTYQVIDLENFPRRNYYEYFMVTDTTFEMTVKIDVTRAVKKCKDESISFYAYSIFNLTKSVNAIPNLRYAHIDNQLVEWQELVPTFTHFNQETELFYSLWLEGLTDYKSVDREYKKLIKEYANTTDIAPMGDVPPNVVNISSIPWMHFEHFSSQAAANKNNLTPMITSGKYEKVGSKLLMPVNIKVHHATVDGYHVTLFFETLQREMNR; from the coding sequence ATGACAACTTATCAAGTCATTGATTTAGAAAATTTTCCAAGAAGAAACTATTATGAGTATTTTATGGTGACAGACACAACGTTTGAAATGACAGTAAAGATTGATGTTACTCGAGCAGTTAAAAAATGCAAAGACGAATCTATAAGTTTTTATGCTTATTCCATTTTTAATTTGACTAAATCGGTTAACGCGATTCCGAATTTAAGATATGCCCACATAGATAATCAATTAGTAGAATGGCAAGAATTAGTGCCAACGTTTACGCACTTTAATCAAGAAACAGAGTTATTTTATAGTTTATGGTTGGAAGGATTAACAGATTATAAATCCGTTGACCGTGAGTACAAAAAGCTTATAAAAGAGTATGCAAACACAACAGATATCGCACCAATGGGAGATGTTCCACCCAACGTGGTAAATATTTCATCAATTCCTTGGATGCATTTTGAACATTTTTCATCTCAAGCAGCAGCTAACAAAAATAATTTAACACCAATGATTACCAGTGGAAAGTACGAAAAAGTTGGTTCAAAGTTACTAATGCCAGTGAATATTAAGGTTCATCACGCAACAGTAGATGGCTATCATGTGACGTTATTTTTTGAAACACTGCAACGTGAAATGAATCGTTAA
- a CDS encoding Cof-type HAD-IIB family hydrolase, with amino-acid sequence MKKIIFMDIDGTLVNDNGVVPESAKSAVQKARENGHLIFISTGRSKAELYEDILDIGFDGIIGAAGAYIEVGQEVILHETVDPEDVQHLVDYFSQHGIDFYLESNGGLFASKYCKKHIRSIIDKVIEENHEAKEEVEKGILPFHDALIEGESLIRDDINKISFLGSDIPIEKISEEFGTKFNIISSTVPIFGENSGELSVPGIHKATAIVKVLEHLNINRKNSFGYGDGMNDLEMIQYVHRGIAMGNAKEALKLAADDITDTPDEDGIFNSFVKYGLI; translated from the coding sequence TTGAAAAAAATTATTTTTATGGATATCGATGGGACACTCGTCAATGATAATGGAGTGGTCCCTGAATCAGCAAAGTCTGCGGTGCAAAAAGCGAGAGAGAACGGTCATCTTATTTTTATCAGTACAGGACGGTCGAAAGCAGAACTATATGAGGATATACTGGACATAGGATTCGATGGCATTATTGGTGCAGCTGGAGCATATATTGAAGTTGGGCAAGAAGTCATTTTACATGAAACCGTGGACCCTGAAGATGTCCAGCATCTGGTTGATTATTTTAGTCAGCATGGTATTGATTTTTATTTAGAGTCAAATGGTGGGTTATTTGCTAGTAAATACTGCAAAAAACATATACGCTCCATCATTGATAAAGTAATCGAGGAAAATCACGAGGCGAAGGAAGAAGTTGAAAAAGGAATCCTTCCATTCCATGATGCGCTGATTGAAGGTGAAAGTTTGATAAGAGACGACATTAACAAGATCTCCTTTTTAGGATCAGACATACCTATCGAAAAGATAAGTGAAGAGTTTGGAACAAAATTCAATATTATTTCTAGCACCGTACCTATCTTCGGGGAAAATAGTGGAGAATTATCCGTTCCAGGTATCCATAAAGCGACAGCTATTGTAAAGGTGTTAGAACATTTGAATATAAATAGAAAGAACTCATTTGGTTATGGTGATGGGATGAATGATTTGGAAATGATTCAATATGTTCACCGTGGAATTGCTATGGGAAATGCTAAAGAAGCTCTGAAGCTAGCGGCTGATGATATTACTGATACTCCTGATGAAGATGGTATATTTAATAGTTTTGTAAAGTACGGGTTAATATAA
- a CDS encoding glycoside hydrolase family 1 protein, with the protein MTKNTRFPEGFLWGGATAANQLEGGFGEGNKGLNIADVLPGGKERLKVLSEPGFDWEIDKNKYYYPNHLGIDFYHRYKEDIALFAEMGFKTYRLSIAWSRIFPNGDELEPNEEGLAFYDRVFDELAKYDIEPVVTLSHYEMPLNLVKNYGGWRNRELITFFERYVETVLNRYKDKVKYWLTFNEINSGFMMPIMGLGFAIQKEEDRYQPTFQALHHQFVASALAVNAAHRIIPGSQVGCMIIYAPVYSYDSNPENVMYAHEESRLFNNFCTDVQVRGKYPTFINRYFKEHDINIEMEDGDLELIKEGTVDFISLSYYMSRTERKEKTTDEIGQGNMVGGVKNPFLKASDWGWEIDPTGLRITLNELYDRYEVPLFVVENGLGAYDKVEEDGSIQDDYRIEYLREHINAVGEAIEDGVEVMGYTSWGCIDLVSASTGEMSKRYGFIYVDLDDEGNGTLERKKKKSFCWYKDVIATNGEKL; encoded by the coding sequence ATGACAAAAAATACGAGATTTCCAGAAGGATTTTTATGGGGCGGAGCAACGGCTGCGAACCAGTTAGAAGGTGGTTTTGGTGAAGGTAATAAAGGATTGAATATTGCCGATGTCTTACCAGGTGGAAAAGAAAGGCTTAAAGTATTAAGTGAACCTGGGTTTGACTGGGAGATTGATAAAAATAAATATTACTACCCGAACCATTTAGGTATTGATTTTTATCACCGGTATAAAGAAGATATCGCTCTATTCGCCGAAATGGGATTCAAAACCTATCGCTTATCCATTGCATGGTCTAGAATTTTTCCTAATGGAGATGAACTGGAGCCAAACGAAGAAGGCCTGGCATTCTATGATCGTGTCTTTGATGAATTGGCAAAGTATGATATTGAACCTGTTGTTACTTTATCGCACTATGAAATGCCATTAAACTTAGTGAAAAATTATGGCGGCTGGAGAAATCGTGAGTTGATTACATTTTTCGAAAGATATGTTGAAACGGTATTAAACCGCTATAAAGATAAGGTAAAATATTGGTTGACATTTAACGAAATAAATAGTGGATTTATGATGCCAATCATGGGACTTGGATTTGCGATTCAAAAAGAAGAAGATAGGTACCAACCAACATTTCAAGCCCTGCATCATCAATTTGTCGCAAGTGCACTTGCTGTTAATGCAGCACATCGAATTATCCCGGGATCTCAAGTAGGCTGTATGATTATTTATGCTCCAGTCTATTCCTATGATTCCAATCCTGAAAACGTCATGTATGCACATGAAGAAAGTCGTTTATTTAATAATTTCTGTACAGATGTTCAAGTCCGTGGGAAATATCCTACTTTCATTAATCGCTATTTCAAGGAACATGACATTAATATTGAAATGGAAGATGGCGACTTAGAATTGATTAAAGAAGGTACTGTTGACTTTATTTCTTTAAGTTACTATATGTCTCGTACAGAAAGAAAAGAAAAAACTACAGATGAAATCGGTCAAGGTAACATGGTCGGTGGTGTTAAAAATCCATTTCTTAAAGCAAGTGACTGGGGATGGGAAATTGACCCAACAGGTCTTCGTATTACACTTAATGAACTTTATGATCGGTATGAAGTACCGTTATTTGTAGTGGAAAATGGTTTAGGTGCTTATGACAAAGTAGAAGAGGATGGCAGCATCCAGGACGACTACCGTATCGAATATTTAAGAGAACATATTAATGCGGTCGGAGAGGCTATTGAAGATGGTGTAGAAGTGATGGGCTATACTTCTTGGGGATGTATCGACCTTGTCAGTGCATCAACAGGAGAAATGTCCAAGCGTTATGGCTTTATCTATGTAGACCTAGATGATGAAGGTAATGGTACATTAGAACGTAAAAAGAAAAAATCATTCTGTTGGTATAAAGACGTAATCGCTACGAATGGAGAAAAGCTATAA
- a CDS encoding beta-glucoside-specific PTS transporter subunit IIABC, which translates to MKYEKLAKAIIENVGGKENVNSVVHCITRLRFKLKDEGKANTEVLENMDGVVTVRQSGGQYQVVIGNHVPDVYKAVVAEGGFESNRPVDDPDDKSNKGSLLDRFIDMISGIFQPILAVLVASGMIKGFNALFIAMGWLNEASGTYQVLNAIGDALFYFLPIFLGYTAMKKFGGTPFLGMLIAGALVYPALDPGAQAGEPLYTLFAGTLFESPVHIEFFGIPIILMTYAMSVIPIILSTFFAAKLENFFARIVPDVVKTFVVPMLTVLIIVPLTFIVIGPIATWASQLLGAGTIWLYELSPVIAGAVVGAFWLVFVMFGLHWGLVPIAINNFSSQGWDPILALMFVHSFALAGALTAIWMRTKKQKLKTLTPPAILSAIFGVTEPGMYGIALPLKKPFIFTLIASGIGGALLGLFGTVGYAMGGLGIFQLPSFIQPKEGINVAFIGALIAAAVGTVLAFVLTYFFSGANKETEEPAPQAEDNTKQNVTSKVIESPLNGEVIKLADISDSAFASGALGKGVAIKPSEGKLISPVAGTVSALFDTQHAIGIVTEHGAELLVHIGMDTVQLEGKFFNAHVAQGDKIEKGQLLIEFDIEAIEKAGYDIFTPVVITNFDQYTSIETAEEGKIQVGKPIIFLDK; encoded by the coding sequence ATGAAATATGAGAAGCTAGCGAAAGCCATAATTGAAAATGTCGGCGGTAAGGAAAATGTTAACAGTGTTGTGCATTGTATTACCCGCTTACGCTTTAAACTAAAAGATGAAGGAAAAGCGAATACGGAAGTGCTGGAAAACATGGATGGCGTTGTTACGGTTAGACAAAGTGGCGGGCAGTATCAAGTTGTTATAGGAAACCACGTGCCTGACGTTTATAAAGCAGTTGTTGCTGAAGGCGGTTTCGAATCGAATAGACCAGTTGATGACCCGGATGATAAAAGTAATAAAGGTAGCTTATTGGACCGATTTATCGATATGATTTCTGGTATTTTCCAGCCAATCTTAGCTGTATTAGTAGCTTCAGGTATGATCAAAGGATTTAATGCGTTATTTATTGCGATGGGTTGGCTTAATGAAGCAAGCGGAACCTACCAAGTTTTAAATGCAATTGGAGATGCATTGTTCTACTTCCTGCCAATATTCCTAGGATATACAGCAATGAAAAAATTTGGCGGAACACCTTTCTTAGGAATGTTGATAGCGGGTGCACTAGTTTACCCAGCGCTTGATCCGGGTGCTCAAGCGGGAGAGCCTTTATACACATTATTTGCAGGTACCCTATTTGAATCACCCGTTCATATAGAATTCTTTGGTATTCCAATTATTTTAATGACGTATGCGATGTCGGTTATTCCAATTATTTTATCTACATTTTTCGCTGCAAAGCTTGAAAATTTTTTTGCGAGAATAGTACCAGACGTTGTAAAAACATTTGTCGTTCCGATGCTGACCGTGCTTATCATTGTCCCATTAACCTTTATTGTCATTGGTCCAATTGCTACATGGGCAAGTCAGTTGCTCGGAGCAGGAACCATTTGGTTATATGAGCTAAGTCCTGTGATTGCCGGAGCGGTCGTAGGCGCTTTCTGGTTAGTATTCGTTATGTTTGGACTGCACTGGGGACTTGTCCCAATTGCGATCAACAACTTTTCTAGTCAAGGATGGGACCCGATCTTAGCATTAATGTTTGTCCATTCCTTTGCACTAGCTGGTGCTCTTACAGCAATCTGGATGAGAACGAAAAAACAGAAGTTGAAAACACTAACCCCGCCCGCTATCTTATCAGCCATCTTTGGGGTAACAGAGCCTGGTATGTACGGGATTGCTTTACCACTTAAAAAACCATTCATCTTCACACTAATTGCATCAGGAATTGGCGGTGCATTATTAGGACTGTTTGGTACGGTTGGCTATGCGATGGGGGGACTTGGAATATTCCAGTTACCTAGCTTTATCCAACCAAAAGAAGGCATAAATGTTGCATTCATTGGTGCTCTTATCGCAGCTGCCGTTGGAACAGTGTTAGCATTTGTACTAACATACTTCTTTAGTGGTGCAAATAAAGAAACTGAAGAACCAGCTCCACAAGCAGAAGATAACACGAAACAAAATGTAACAAGTAAAGTAATAGAAAGTCCGTTAAATGGGGAAGTGATCAAGTTAGCTGACATTTCCGATTCCGCTTTTGCATCAGGTGCGTTAGGGAAAGGTGTCGCAATCAAACCTTCAGAAGGAAAGTTAATTTCACCTGTAGCTGGTACGGTCTCTGCTTTATTTGATACACAACATGCGATTGGTATTGTAACAGAGCATGGCGCAGAATTATTAGTTCATATTGGAATGGATACGGTTCAATTAGAAGGAAAGTTCTTTAACGCACATGTTGCTCAGGGAGACAAAATAGAAAAAGGACAATTGCTCATTGAGTTTGATATAGAGGCAATTGAAAAAGCTGGCTATGATATTTTTACTCCCGTTGTTATTACAAACTTTGATCAATATACGTCCATTGAAACTGCAGAAGAGGGAAAGATTCAGGTTGGAAAGCCAATTATATTTTTAGATAAATAA
- the licT gene encoding BglG family transcription antiterminator LicT: MKIKKILNNNVALTYNEQHQEVVVMGLGLAFQKKEGDSIDPEKVEKTFILEHKGISNKIAELLKEIPEIYLELAHQIIELAKSRLSYQLDDYLYVALIDHLSFAVERHKLGYDLKNALLWEISKYYKQEYKIALEALDIINQELNIQLPEDEAASIALHFVNSQLSGENMSKTIQVTEMVNDILNIVKYYFQIDLDEDSVNYERFLTHLRFFAMRFIRKEKLEDTYDEFLYEQIKVKYDKAYRCAERIASYIKKDYNWSISHDEILYLTLHIHRLTNRI; encoded by the coding sequence ATGAAAATCAAAAAAATATTAAACAATAATGTAGCATTGACTTATAATGAGCAGCATCAAGAAGTTGTCGTTATGGGTTTAGGCTTGGCTTTTCAGAAAAAAGAAGGCGATTCCATCGATCCAGAAAAGGTAGAAAAGACCTTTATACTGGAGCATAAAGGTATATCTAATAAGATTGCTGAACTATTAAAAGAAATACCAGAGATTTATTTGGAACTAGCCCATCAAATTATTGAACTGGCCAAGTCTAGACTATCCTACCAATTAGATGATTATTTATATGTCGCTTTAATTGATCATTTGAGCTTTGCGGTGGAACGACATAAATTGGGATACGATTTGAAAAATGCATTGTTATGGGAAATTAGCAAGTATTACAAGCAAGAATACAAAATAGCGCTAGAAGCACTGGACATTATTAACCAAGAATTAAATATACAATTGCCAGAAGACGAAGCGGCTTCCATCGCATTGCATTTTGTTAATAGTCAGCTTTCTGGTGAGAATATGTCAAAGACTATTCAAGTGACAGAAATGGTCAATGACATCTTAAATATCGTTAAATATTATTTTCAAATAGACTTAGATGAAGACTCAGTCAATTATGAGCGATTTTTGACACATTTGCGCTTTTTTGCCATGCGTTTTATTCGCAAAGAAAAATTGGAAGACACATATGATGAGTTTTTATATGAGCAGATTAAAGTGAAATATGATAAAGCATATCGATGTGCAGAACGCATTGCTTCGTATATTAAAAAGGACTATAATTGGTCCATTTCACATGATGAAATATTGTATTTAACTTTGCATATTCATCGGTTAACCAATCGAATTTAA
- a CDS encoding 6-phospho-beta-glucosidase: MSKDVKIVTIGGGSSYTPELVEGFIKRYDSLPVRELWLVDIPEGQEKLETVGGLAKRMIKEAGLPIDVHLTLDRREALKDADFVTTQLRVGLLEARAKDERIPLKYGVIGQETNGPGGLFKGLRTIPVILDIVKDMEELCPNAWLINFTNPAGMVTEAVLRHSDWKKIIGLCNVPVGMKMGIADQLGVDPERIQIDFAGLNHMIYGLNVYLDGEIYTDQYIEKIASGDVSSGTMRNIVDLKWEPDFLKALQAIPCPYHRYYYKTSEMFEEESKAAAEEGTRAEVVQKLEKDLFELYKDEDLTIKPPQLEERGGAYYSDAACSLIDSIYNDRRDIQPVNTINNGAIASIPDDSAVEINSVITKEGPKPIAIGDLPVATRGLVQQIKSFERVAAEAAVTGNYQTALLAMTINPLVPSDIIAKEILDEMLKAHQEYLPQFQNN, encoded by the coding sequence ATGAGTAAAGACGTTAAAATTGTCACAATTGGTGGGGGTTCAAGCTATACTCCGGAATTAGTCGAGGGCTTTATAAAAAGATATGATAGTTTACCAGTCCGTGAGCTTTGGTTAGTTGATATCCCAGAAGGACAAGAAAAACTGGAAACCGTTGGTGGTTTAGCTAAGCGTATGATTAAAGAAGCTGGCTTGCCAATTGATGTACATCTTACATTAGACCGCCGGGAAGCATTGAAAGATGCAGACTTTGTAACAACTCAGTTACGTGTCGGTTTACTGGAAGCACGGGCAAAAGATGAACGTATTCCTTTAAAATATGGCGTCATTGGTCAGGAGACAAATGGGCCGGGTGGACTTTTCAAAGGTTTGAGGACAATTCCAGTTATTTTAGATATCGTTAAAGATATGGAAGAATTATGTCCTAACGCATGGTTGATTAACTTCACCAACCCTGCAGGAATGGTGACAGAAGCAGTCCTCCGCCATAGTGATTGGAAGAAAATCATTGGTCTATGTAATGTCCCGGTCGGAATGAAGATGGGGATTGCAGATCAATTAGGTGTTGATCCTGAGCGGATTCAAATTGATTTTGCAGGATTGAACCATATGATTTACGGATTAAATGTCTATCTGGATGGGGAAATTTATACCGATCAATATATTGAAAAGATTGCTTCAGGTGACGTGTCAAGTGGAACGATGAGAAATATTGTCGACTTAAAATGGGAACCAGACTTCCTAAAAGCACTTCAAGCGATTCCTTGTCCTTATCACCGTTACTACTACAAGACAAGTGAGATGTTTGAGGAAGAAAGTAAAGCAGCGGCGGAAGAAGGAACTCGAGCTGAAGTAGTTCAAAAACTAGAAAAAGATTTATTTGAGTTATATAAAGATGAAGACTTAACGATCAAGCCTCCACAATTAGAGGAAAGAGGTGGAGCTTACTATAGTGATGCAGCATGTAGCCTAATTGATTCTATCTATAATGATCGCAGAGATATTCAGCCTGTTAATACAATTAATAATGGAGCAATTGCAAGCATTCCAGATGACTCAGCTGTTGAAATCAATTCTGTTATTACAAAAGAAGGCCCAAAACCAATCGCTATTGGTGATTTACCTGTAGCAACAAGAGGTCTTGTACAGCAAATTAAATCATTTGAAAGAGTGGCAGCAGAGGCTGCTGTAACCGGCAATTATCAAACAGCACTTCTAGCAATGACAATCAATCCACTCGTTCCATCTGACATCATAGCGAAAGAAATTCTTGATGAAATGCTTAAAGCTCATCAAGAATATCTACCACAGTTTCAGAATAATTAA
- a CDS encoding ATP-grasp domain-containing protein encodes MKTIVFIGANKSGSSREAIKAAERMGYLTVLLTNRSKFLLQRTEFPDVHEMMFSVFTKEHLIQCILELENQGKEIAGILSFLESYVCLACELSDEWGISSFSIEAMRKMENKIETHHVLKGITSPQFEVFHPLDSLPKFLNRHKVGKWIVKPPNSTGSKDVILADGQKALKQAIQHLSNKRHGQPILVEKYLDGPQYLVEALINFGTVHIVAVIKQSFSEINPFVVTGYSIQTDLEEDFYEGLYENVTSIIRAFNFTKGACHLELRFVYGKWKLIEINPRISGGAMNAMIEKAYGINLVEQTIRLYLGQTPELTSQWKTNIYTHYVTVNKSGKLLKVTGRNRAARCQGVEQVYVKPRKGTMIAPPVSMGKRYAYVIAKGDTSEQAKINAQTAAKELHFHLEEEKHDNNRNAFSP; translated from the coding sequence GTGAAAACAATAGTTTTTATAGGAGCAAATAAATCAGGTTCAAGCCGAGAGGCCATTAAGGCTGCTGAACGCATGGGTTATTTAACTGTACTCCTAACAAATCGAAGTAAATTCTTGCTGCAAAGAACGGAGTTTCCTGATGTTCACGAAATGATGTTTAGTGTATTCACTAAAGAACATTTGATTCAATGTATTCTTGAACTGGAGAATCAAGGGAAAGAAATTGCCGGTATTCTAAGTTTTCTTGAATCTTATGTGTGTCTAGCATGTGAATTATCGGATGAGTGGGGCATTTCTTCATTTTCAATAGAAGCTATGCGAAAAATGGAAAACAAAATCGAAACACATCATGTGCTTAAAGGAATCACTTCACCACAATTTGAAGTTTTTCACCCATTAGATTCACTACCTAAGTTTTTAAATCGCCATAAGGTAGGAAAATGGATTGTTAAACCTCCAAATTCTACTGGTTCAAAAGACGTCATTCTAGCTGATGGCCAAAAAGCGTTAAAACAGGCAATTCAACATTTATCTAATAAACGTCACGGTCAACCTATATTAGTTGAGAAATATTTGGATGGTCCACAATATTTAGTGGAGGCATTAATCAACTTTGGAACTGTCCATATTGTCGCAGTCATAAAACAATCATTCTCTGAGATTAATCCTTTTGTTGTCACAGGATATTCTATTCAAACAGATCTCGAAGAAGACTTTTATGAAGGATTATATGAAAATGTCACTTCCATTATTCGAGCGTTTAATTTTACAAAGGGTGCATGTCATTTAGAATTAAGGTTTGTTTATGGGAAATGGAAACTCATAGAAATCAATCCACGGATTTCCGGAGGAGCCATGAATGCTATGATTGAAAAAGCCTATGGAATCAACCTAGTTGAGCAAACGATACGGCTTTATTTAGGACAAACACCTGAATTGACTAGTCAATGGAAAACAAATATTTACACTCACTATGTAACCGTCAACAAGTCAGGGAAATTATTAAAGGTAACAGGGCGTAATAGAGCTGCAAGGTGCCAAGGGGTGGAGCAAGTTTATGTGAAACCAAGAAAAGGTACGATGATTGCCCCGCCTGTTTCTATGGGAAAACGATATGCCTATGTAATAGCAAAAGGTGATACGTCAGAACAAGCAAAAATAAACGCTCAAACCGCAGCAAAAGAACTGCATTTTCATTTAGAGGAGGAAAAACATGACAACAATCGGAATGCTTTCTCACCGTAA
- a CDS encoding YheC/YheD family protein → MTTIGMLSHRNDPKTVFKSYAYAAAAKMEGVEFFFFSPGRVNLKEKTILGWVYVMGEWIEKTVPFPDVIYNSSPPITEKQEVIVEALRQDIPFTSNPIGDKMSVYNRIKKDGTFSNYLIPSVDITKFDVVNDLLNEYQEIIVKPASGAKGIGIVYIQQEDDQYTIYQNQLKQVLTKIELKQFIENIIKNDAFLSQPFIQSKTNNGLSYDFRLHTQKDGEGQWTLTTIYPRIAGEGVVANLSGGGYSAIFESFLKHEFEEKFYDVKRTLEHFAVHFSTHFDGLYNEPLDELGIDIGIDANRKIWIFEVNWRPGPPILFSLEQDVTKRMIRYACYLQLQKARLMQS, encoded by the coding sequence ATGACAACAATCGGAATGCTTTCTCACCGTAATGATCCAAAAACTGTCTTTAAGTCTTATGCTTATGCAGCAGCTGCAAAGATGGAGGGGGTTGAATTTTTCTTCTTTTCCCCTGGGAGAGTTAATCTCAAAGAAAAAACAATCCTTGGATGGGTTTACGTAATGGGAGAATGGATAGAAAAAACTGTCCCTTTTCCAGACGTCATTTACAATTCAAGTCCACCAATAACCGAGAAGCAGGAAGTAATTGTTGAAGCATTGCGTCAAGATATTCCTTTTACGAGTAATCCCATTGGCGACAAAATGAGTGTCTACAATCGAATTAAAAAAGATGGAACCTTTTCAAACTATTTGATCCCCTCAGTAGATATTACTAAATTCGATGTTGTAAACGATCTTTTAAATGAATATCAAGAGATCATTGTTAAACCTGCATCAGGTGCAAAAGGAATAGGTATTGTTTATATCCAACAAGAAGATGATCAGTACACTATTTATCAAAATCAGTTAAAACAAGTTCTAACCAAAATAGAACTCAAGCAGTTCATAGAAAATATTATAAAGAATGATGCCTTCCTATCTCAGCCCTTTATACAAAGTAAAACGAATAACGGGTTATCCTACGATTTTAGGTTGCACACTCAAAAAGATGGTGAAGGACAGTGGACATTGACAACTATTTATCCAAGAATTGCTGGGGAAGGGGTTGTTGCGAACTTGAGCGGTGGCGGCTATTCAGCCATATTCGAAAGTTTTTTAAAACATGAATTTGAAGAAAAATTTTATGATGTCAAAAGAACCTTGGAGCATTTTGCCGTTCATTTTTCTACTCATTTTGACGGTTTGTATAATGAACCACTTGATGAATTGGGGATTGATATTGGAATAGATGCTAACCGAAAAATTTGGATTTTCGAAGTCAATTGGCGACCAGGCCCCCCTATACTGTTTAGTCTAGAACAAGATGTTACCAAACGTATGATTCGCTATGCATGCTATTTACAACTCCAAAAAGCGCGATTAATGCAGAGTTGA
- a CDS encoding MFS transporter: MNYRLLILVLGTFIVGTDNFVIAGLLPHIADDMSVTIAAAGNWLCICHSLCCRGTSL, encoded by the coding sequence ATGAATTATCGACTTCTTATCTTAGTACTTGGGACATTCATCGTAGGGACAGATAATTTTGTTATTGCAGGTTTATTACCTCATATTGCTGATGATATGAGTGTTACAATAGCCGCAGCTGGCAATTGGTTATGCATTTGCCATAGCTTATGCTGTAGGGGCACCTCTTTATAA
- a CDS encoding MerR family DNA-binding transcriptional regulator, with the protein MKIGELSKETGVSIRSLRYYEQKNLIRKWISGI; encoded by the coding sequence ATGAAAATCGGAGAATTGTCAAAGGAAACGGGAGTAAGTATTCGTTCGTTACGATATTACGAACAGAAGAATCTGATTAGAAAATGGATATCGGGAATTTGA